One genomic segment of Armatimonadota bacterium includes these proteins:
- a CDS encoding MurR/RpiR family transcriptional regulator, translating to MGEHLKGNCLSRIRSMARVEGAITDRVSRFVLAHPGDAVGLTISKLATKAGASVATVSRFCTGLGYENYRAFQIDLAASLAANEAAVSDVFGPGDKPATIVERVFEMNRQSLLDTEALLEREKVNAVAKLLMRARRLFLIGIGDSGLIAKSAALRFGSLAIATHAITDPYEGVLLLSSATSRDVAVGISHTGRTAVTTNLLQLAQRKRARTIGITNYADSTLAALSEFTLLTSFRERRVNAAVSSSAIAQMCLLDAIYFLIAYYQGAKAQDLASEIERVAEDSLRAKA from the coding sequence TTGGGGGAGCACCTAAAGGGCAACTGCCTCTCGCGCATTCGCAGTATGGCAAGGGTGGAGGGCGCGATTACGGACAGGGTATCCCGCTTTGTCTTGGCGCATCCCGGGGACGCGGTCGGGCTCACGATCTCCAAGCTGGCGACGAAGGCGGGCGCCAGCGTGGCGACCGTGAGTCGATTCTGCACTGGCCTGGGTTATGAGAACTACCGGGCCTTTCAGATTGACCTCGCTGCCAGCCTTGCTGCCAACGAAGCGGCGGTGTCGGATGTTTTCGGCCCCGGTGACAAGCCGGCAACCATCGTCGAACGTGTCTTCGAGATGAACCGCCAGAGCTTGCTTGATACCGAAGCGCTGCTCGAGCGCGAAAAGGTCAATGCGGTGGCGAAGCTTCTGATGCGGGCGCGGCGTCTGTTTCTCATCGGCATCGGCGACTCGGGCCTGATCGCCAAGTCGGCGGCGCTGCGCTTTGGGAGCCTGGCCATTGCCACCCACGCGATCACCGATCCCTATGAGGGGGTGCTCCTGCTGTCGTCGGCCACTTCCCGAGACGTAGCCGTCGGCATCAGCCATACGGGTAGAACCGCGGTGACGACGAACTTGCTACAGCTTGCTCAGCGCAAGCGAGCCCGCACCATCGGGATTACCAACTATGCTGACTCGACGCTGGCGGCGCTGTCCGAATTCACGCTGCTTACCTCCTTTCGGGAGCGCAGAGTCAACGCCGCGGTCTCGTCCTCGGCGATTGCCCAGATGTGCCTGTTGGACGCGATCTACTTCCTGATCGCCTACTACCAAGGCGCCAAGGCGCAGGACTTAGCATCCGAGATCGAGCGGGTCGCGGAGGACTCGCTGCGGGCGAAAGCATGA